One window of Macadamia integrifolia cultivar HAES 741 unplaced genomic scaffold, SCU_Mint_v3 scaffold23, whole genome shotgun sequence genomic DNA carries:
- the LOC122066233 gene encoding uncharacterized protein LOC122066233 has product MLISYQIFFGISNSFLAKIWSILKGIKLARAKGFQQLWIESDSSTVVSFFHHRLIPWFALQEWNHFLNYLNAIEWKISHCYREANLVVDFLAKEAAKTGTSFDDVSLSLCIRHELVIDKAGILALDF; this is encoded by the coding sequence ATGTTGATCAGCTATCAGATCTTCTTCGGAATTTCGAATAGCTTCTTAGCAAAGATATGGAGTATTTTGAAAGGGATTAAGCTCGCTCGTGCCAAGGGCTTTCAGCAGTTGTGGATTGAGTCTGACTCTTCTACGGTAGTTTCCTTCTTTCACCACAGGCttattccatggtttgctcttCAGGAGTGGAACCATTTTCTTAACTACTTAAATGCTATTGAGTGGAAGATATCCCACTGTTACAGAGAAGCCAACCTTGTTGTGGATTTTCTGGCTAAGGAAGCTGCTAAAACTGGGACATCTTTTGATGATGTTTCCCTATCTCTTTGCATCAGGCATGAATTAGTTATTGACAAAGCAGGCATACTTGCTTTAGATTTTTAA
- the LOC122066232 gene encoding aspartic proteinase nepenthesin-2-like — protein sequence MAFMETLLSLIYFLSSALSLHSAAIHESPQSITINLIHPFSVHSPFYLGKNITEVQKINLLIQATEARMDHLFPTTTLNQGKYKNGTSEVDEIAAIVEYTGTYYVAEVGIGTFPTSPKGLPYYLLMDTGSHTTWVQCEGCNPCFSLTQTPNFPFQRSQSYRSIPCGHQECPTPREACYGSSCGFKARYGSSVGPSTRGTIAKETLTFSSDRLGDTESHDNIFLACGLENQNIRFPQPNKIAGVLGLGPGGPGTSPIWSQVLKKRFSYCLATSEQTSSRLHIGEGARMVGPQVVSTPLVKGANPSLYYVGLKDIGIAGTCLRIQGL from the coding sequence ATGGCTTTCATGGAGACTTTGTTATCTCTGATCTATTTCCTCTCAAGTGCATTGTCACTACATTCTGCTGCTATTCATGAAAGTCCCCAGTCCATCACTATAAACCTCATTCACCCATTCTCTGTCCACTCACCATTTTATCTAGGGAAGAACATAACAGAAGTGCAGAAGATTAATCTTCTTATTCAAGCCACAGAAGCTCGTATGGATCATCTATTCCCAACCACAACACTGAATCAAGGAAAGTACAAGAATGGCACCAGCGAGGTTGATGAAATAGCCGCAATAGTGGAATATACAGGTACTTACTATGTAGCCGAGGTAGGTATCGGTACATTTCCCACAAGCCCAAAGGGTCTTCCTTATTACTTGCTTATGGATACTGGAAGCCACACTACTTGGGTCCAATGTGAAGGTTGCAATCCATGCTTTTCCCTAACACAGACACCCAATTTCCCATTTCAAAGATCTCAAAGTTATAGGTCCATTCCATGTGGTCACCAAGAGTGTCCGACTCCAAGAGAAGCTTGCTATGGATCATCCTGTGGATTCAAAGCAAGGTACGGTAGTTCCGTTGGGCCTTCGACAAGGGGAACCATTGCAAAAGAGACCTTAACCTTCTCTTCTGATAGATTGGGAGATACAGAATCGCATGACAACATATTCTTGGCATGTGGCTTAGAGAATCAAAACATTCGCTTTCCACAACCGAATAAAATTGCTGGAGTTTTGGGATTAGGGCCTGGAGGCCCTGGAACTTCTCCGATATGGAGCCAAGTACTAAAAAAACGCTTCTCTTATTGCTTAGCTACCTCTGAGCAAACCAGTTCTCGGTTACATATTGGAGAAGGTGCAAGGATGGTAGGACCACAAGTTGTGTCTACACCATTGGTGAAAGGAGCTAACCCTTCACTCTACTATGTGGGATTGAAAGATATCGGCATTGCAGGGACTTGCCTTAGGATACAAGGATTATAA
- the LOC122066231 gene encoding uncharacterized protein LOC122066231: MGSYLMDFFEAFHRRVEVNNHLDILDSIPSVLNNEDRMMLDAIPSDYEIKVAIWDTDLDNSPSLDGFTGAFFRKCWVVIQMDVCRAVKSFSHQIMASCISVYLPNLISPEQKAFQHGKLIQSNIGLASELTNLMGKTARGGGVGLKIDIRKTFDTISWDFLFLTLRKFDFSESMIGWIHVILKSARISTLLNGGPIGFFEASRGLMQGDLTL, translated from the exons ATGGGGTCTTATCTCATGGATTTCTTTGAAGCCTTCCATCGTCGAGTTGAAGTAAACAACCATCTTGATATCTTGGACTCTATTCCTTCAGTTTTAAACAATGAAGATCGAATGATGCTGGATGCAATTCCTTCTGATTATGAAATCAAGGTTGCTATCTGGGACACTGATCTTGACAATTCACCTAGCCTTGACGGCTTCACTGGTGCATTTTTCAGAAAATGTTGGGTTGTTATTCAAATGGATGTTTGCAGAGCAGTGAAGAGTTTTTCTCATCAG ATTATGGCTTCTTGTATCAGTGTATATCTCCCAAATCTTATTTCTCCTGAACAAAAAGCTTTCCAGCACGGAAAGCTCATCCAATCAAATATTGGTTTGGCCTCTGAACTTACAAATTTAATGGGTAAGACTGCTAGAGGGGGTGGTGTGGGTCTCAAGATTGATATTAGGAAAACCTTTGATACCATatcatgggattttcttttcttaacccTTAGAAAATTCGATTTTTCTGAGTCGATGATTGGATGGATCCATGTAATTCTAAAGTCTGCTAGAATCTCAACTCTTCTCAATGGAGGGCCTATCGGCTTTTTTGAGGCCAGCAGAGGCCTCATGCAAGGAGATCTGACTCTCTAA